From the Jilunia laotingensis genome, the window GCTCGTAAATCTCATCAGCAATCACAACTACCTGCGGATGTTTAGCCAATACGGCTACAAGTCCGGCAAGTTCTTCATGAGTATAAACCGAACCGGTAGGATTAGAGGGTGAACAGAGAATCAGTGCTTTCGTTTTCGGTGTAATAGCAGCTTCCAACTGTGCAGGAGTAATTTTAAAATCCTGTTCGATACCGGCAGGAATAATTACCGGAGTCCCCTCAGCCAGCTTTACCATTTCCGGGTAACTTACCCAATAAGGAGCAGGTACGATCACTTCATCTCCTGGATTAACCAAGACAAGTACCGCATTACAAACCGACTGTTTGGCACCGTTGGCACACGAAATCTGAGCGGCTGTATATTCCAGACCATTCTCTTTCTTCAGTTTCTCTACGATCGCATTGCGCAACGCTGGATAGCCCGGAACCGGTGAGTAACGTGAGAAGTTGTCGTCTATTGCCTTCTTCGCAGCTTCTTTGATGTGATCGGGTGTATTAAAGTCGGGTTCTCCGACACTTAAATTAATTACATCGACGCCTTGCGCTTTAAGTTCGTTACTTTTCTGCGACATGGCTAACGTTGCCGAAGGCGACAAGCTGTTCAAACGGTCTGATAACTGATTCATTTTGTATCTATTTTATGGTTGTTGAATGAAATTCGCTGCAAAATAAGCTATAAAATCCGACATATGAAAGCAAATCGGCTTTTTACTTGTTAAAA encodes:
- a CDS encoding pyridoxal phosphate-dependent aminotransferase gives rise to the protein MNQLSDRLNSLSPSATLAMSQKSNELKAQGVDVINLSVGEPDFNTPDHIKEAAKKAIDDNFSRYSPVPGYPALRNAIVEKLKKENGLEYTAAQISCANGAKQSVCNAVLVLVNPGDEVIVPAPYWVSYPEMVKLAEGTPVIIPAGIEQDFKITPAQLEAAITPKTKALILCSPSNPTGSVYTHEELAGLVAVLAKHPQVVVIADEIYEHINYIGKHQSIAQFPEMKERTVIVNGVSKAYAMTGWRIGFIAGPEWLVKACNKLQGQYTSGPCSVSQKAAEAAYTGSQAPVEEMRKAFERRRDLIVKLAKEVPGFEVNVPQGAFYLFPKCDSFFGKSDGERRITNSDDLAMYLLEVAHVACVGGTSFGAPECIRMSYATSDENIVEAIHRIKEALAKLK